The genomic segment GATGATCAACGGGGGGGCATTTCATTCAAATCCCCAACTGGTCCGACGGGAACCTCTAAGTTCCTCTCCTTATCTATTCCTAATTCCAGAATGGTTTCTCGATCAACCTCTCCTGTTCAAGGTAAAACAAGACCACTGCAGCCTGCAACACGTACACCGGCAATAGATGTCAATGGAGATGGATCAATTGTTGGTGATTCAAAGCATAACAATGCTGCTTTACATGAGGAGATAAAGTGTTTAAGGGCACAGGTCAGCTGATTCATGAATTACATATTTGTTGTAATCAGCACCTAGTAATAGTTTCATCAGTAGTGTACTTTGCAGTTTGGACATTGcagaaaacttttgaagaatCTAAGGTTCAATTGTGATAGAAGACTTTAATTGAAATATCAGAAATAGAATTTGAGACCCAAAAATTTGGCAATCGGACAGACTTGAATGACAATTGTCCAATTCTTTGCTTCGTCATTTTTTGTCTTACTATTGATCACATATACGGTGTTAAAGCAAGAAAAAGCATCCTTGAAACTGGATTTTGGGTTTCCAGGATCTATCTTCTTTGAAAGGGGAAAGAGTGCACTGGTAGATAATCTACCCCTTAATGCATAAAACACACTGGATTAATTGCTTTTGGGTGTTTCCAATCAAACATCTAGATTCATGAACGatatctaaaattcattttaaattttcaaatccTTATTTAGTCCATGAGGGATTTAGTAGTTATTCTTAAGTAGATTTGCAGTCCATAAAATTGGTGCTATTTGATATCTCTTGCCACAGTTACAGCTATAGAAATATCAAATTCATTCTCTTATTCAGCTGACATGGGAACATTTGTGGCTTTGAACTCTGTCCTTTGTTAAAATTTCAATTGACATTTAAACCAAACAGAATGTCCAGgcaaaaaagaaagatagaaaGAGAATAGGCCAATCACAATTTTTAGAGTCCAAGAGTTGTTGACTTTGACTAGTAGGCAAGAATTCTCTCTCAACTACCTAGATATAGGTGGCTATGTATTGAGATTTCCGTCTGGTTGTGACACCATAGATAAAGTCATTGAGATGTGAATTGCTCATTTATCAAACCAAGTAATATGCCTTGCAGAATTTTATGTGGCTTTGTCTGCAAAACCATCTGCAAGCTACCAACCTACATTGTAAATGTTGATGGAATACTTGCATGCAAGAGGTTTCACATAGATATCTGATTTTCATGCAGTTGTTGCTGTATCAACAAAAGGATATGACTTATTAGGATTCTTTCTTTTTGGCGTAGGTGGAAGAACTTGCAAGCAAATCACAATTCCTTGAGGTTGAGCTAGAGAGAAAATCAAGGCAACTAAAGGAGGCTACAGCACAAGCAGCAGATGAAGCTGAGAAAAGCAGAGCTGCAAAGCAAGTAATCAAGTCACTATCTGCCCAGGTCAGCTTTTCTTTCATGTTATAGAACATGCTTAAATGATTATGGTCTATGGAGGGTAATTTCTATTACATTGATATACTCCATGCATAGGTAAGTTTATATGAATTTACTAGTCATGCATTGAGTTTAGCTTATCAGCTTGCAACCGTGGCGAGGTTTTACTCTTTGGTTTCCTCTCTCATAATGATATTATGTTGCTGTAACATACTGGAAGAACCAGAAGATACACTTCCATAACGTCTACCTACTCAAACATGTTAGCTTTAAAACGATAACATTGGTGAGACTCTAGGGTATAAGAAACTGTTGCATAGACCACAGACTTTATTCTCTTGGTTTAATGAGATCTAAAAATGTTTCAACTGGAAAAGAATTCAATTACAATTTCAACTTTATGGAGTTTGTCCCAAAAATTTAAGTACTTCTGCTAAACTGTCTGCaacaattttaaatatttatgatatttaaAAGCAGGAAAACATTGGGCAGTTATTCATTAATTCATTGATGCATTTCCTTTGACTCGTTGTATTAGATATTGGCTTAATGTCATTCCTTGTAGTGACTAGTGAGTAATTATGTTTACAGTAGATTGCAGGGTCTGATTGGGTTGATAATCTAATAATGGGGTTGATAATCTGATAATCTTGCAGTTGAAAGAGATGGCTGAAAGATTGCCTGGGGGTCCTCCTGCCAGGAGCAATTCGCATTCTGATTCAGAACAAATATCTAATGATCCTAGCTGCCCTTCTAGTTGGAGGAGAGCAACTAGCCTAGCCCCTCTTAGAATCGAGTCCAGTGCCAGCTCAACTAGTTCAGTGCAGCCAAATGAAGCCAAGACTCAGCTGCAGaagccagagagggtgataaaaGATGAACCAGGCGTGTATATGACTATCTGTTCCTCTCCAACGGGTGGGAATGAACTCAGACGGGTTCGTTTCAGGTACAACTTTGATGCTAGGTTTCCTGTTTTTACATCTACGATTGTCTCGATGTGACTCAGTACTATATTCATTTCCAACCTTATGCCCATTCAGTAATTGCTGAGCATTACAAAATTATGCCAACTTAAGTCATCTCATGACATGTATGTTCTTCTTAAATTCAACAACATCTGTAATGAAGTTTTCTCCCCACATTTTTTTATCAATCTGTCGTGTTGCCGTGACCATTTGGAAGTCTCCGTTGGAAACTTTTTGTGCTTATTCTACGGCAACTGACATAATATATACTATCCTATTGGCACAAATGACCTTTATCTGGTAGGGAGATAACTTCTTCAAACGATTGTTTGAACAACTTAATTTCCTCTAGCAATAAGAAGTAGAATTTTCCCCATTGACTTAAAAATAATCCTCCTGATTTTACTCCATCTGCTCTATTTTACCAAATAGGTTAATGTAGTTCATATCTACTGGTTATTTGACAAAGTAACTTCACATTGCGATTAGTCAGTGAAAAGTGCTGTCTTCCTGTATATACCTATTCATGGTTGCACTGGAATTTTATAAAACAAGGAATATGTGTGTGGGTAAGACATCTCAAACTAACTTGGTTTAGTTATTTACGCAGTTAGAGCACCCTGGAAATTGTCATGAAAATCTTTGGTACATTGATGAACATAGGGTTTGAAGACAAGGCTGCATGTGTTATGCTGCATCAACCACTTTGATGCTAGAGACCATTCAAATCCTGCTTTGTTTCTCCAATTATTATTGACATCTATGCTTATGATAACTGTCGATCCCACATGAATATGTTTGGCTTCAGTTGTGATCAAGAGCAATCAGACCTTAACAACTGCAACCCCCTTGAAAATTTACACCCAAGAAAATTTTAAACCTATAATACTCTCTGATAGTAGGATAAGATATTTTCTCTGATTCTGTATCAACAACTAATACATTTTTGAGACATACTTTGTGGAGAACCCAAACTTTTTATTAGTCTGCTATAATTTCTAATAATCTGTTATTTCTGTAGTCGGAAATATTTCAGTGAGCAGCAGGCAGAGAAGTGGTGGgcagaaaatggaagaaaagtaCTTGAGCGCCACAATATCCGAGCCCCAATTTAACCTGTAGCTGCCATCTCGTCAATTTCACTGTATAAAAAGGGTGTTTTGACCATCAAGTACAGCAACCATCTTTGAATGCTGAACCCGGAACTCCTTGTTCTTCTGCCTTTTTTTTGGTTAACGTGTAAAGTTGATATACTGGCTTTTCCACATCCACATAAGAACGGGATGGGGAAGAATGCAAGCATGACTAAAACACGAAGACTCAGTTAGCACCTATGACATGTAAATGTATCATTCATCTATAGCTGTATTATGTTTCTCCTTTTATTAGAAATCTTAGCTAGTGCATTTTGTACCATGTTCGGAAAAGAGGACAATTTTAGACGAGCTTGTTTTCCAAATCTTCTTTGCTTTACACTTCTTTCTTCTTCGATGTTGGTTATGACTCACATTCAGATGTTCGCAAAAACATTTCACAAGAAATTAGAGAAGAAATCCAGATACTCAGCGTGGGCGATGGGCATCAGAATTGCAGATGTTTTACGACTTCATACAACTTAGGGTCGTACATCTGCCATCTCAATCCGTTTGTTGGCCAATACCGGGCTTAGAATTGCTTTTCGCCATTATCTCAAAAGTGCATCATTGTCATGACTACAAATAATAGAGCAACTGGAGGTTCATAATTTGCAGCAAGAAAGAGTAGGGGGAGCAACAGTGTATGTGCAATATGGCAGGTTAGACATGAAACAGCCTTGATCCAACAAAATTTTGGTCAAGCTTAATTCAGGTTTTATCTGATTTTGCCAAAGATTTTGAAATCTATCAATGAAGGTATGCCCCACGCGGCATATGCATGGTCAGTATTCTGTTTAGCTCCAAAATTCACACCTCCAGTTCCCACTCCTTGTTAGACAACTGAATTATGCTGCTTCCAGCTTCCTTCTTTGCAGTTTGACTACATGGGTTCCCTTTGTTCTCGAGCATGTCTTTGCTATCAGGTATCCTCCCAGCTATAGCGTAAGTGCTAGTGAGTACAAGCGAATCAGCAGGGTGTTCATCATAAAGTGTTTCCAATTTCCCCTTAACCAACTTACCCAATTCAACATTTCCATGGACCCTGCATGCTGCGAGTAATGCTCGCCATGCTGTGGCATCCCCCTCGATGGGCAAGCTCTTGATCAGTTCGTGTGCATCCTCAAGCAGACCAGCTCTACCTAATAAGTCAATTATACAACCATAATGCTCAATTCTAGGTGTCAAGCCATAATGCTGCACCATTTTTCTGAAACAACTTATTCCGTCGGTCACTAATCCTCCATGGCTACATGCATTGAGCACTGCCAAGAAAGTGACTTCGTTAGGCTTGAAATCCTCCTGCTCCATTCTATGGAAAAGAGTAATGGCATTTTTTGGCTCCCCATTTACTCCATAACCCAGTATCATGGCTGTCCAGCACTTCACATCTTTCTTCTCTATCATATCAAAAACATTACTTGCCATCGAAAGCAATCCACATTTAGCGTACATATCCACCAAAGCTGTTCCAAGTATTGCATCCAAAACTATCTCCTGCACTTCTACATAGTCATGTATACGTTGACCCAATGCCAGAGTCCCAGATGAAGCACAAGCTGAAAGCAACCCTGCCAGGGTCGATGAATTGGGTTTTACTTCTTCCAGCTTCATCAAACCCAGTAAACCTAATGCTTCATCTAGCAGGCCACCTTTAGCATATCCATCTATGAGACAATTCCACACCACAACATCTCTTGCAGAAACTTCAGCAAACACCCTACTCCCTGAATCAATGCAGCCCATTTTACCATACATGGAAATCAATGCACTGACCACATTTAAATCCAAGCAAAAACCAAACTTTATGCAATATCCATGTAAGCACTCGCCTGTCAAAACGCAATTCAGTTCCCCAGCAGCCGAGATAACACTCAAGATTGTGGTCTTGCCGACAATTTGACCAGTGGTACATAACTGCTTAAACAAGTCTAAAACCACATTATTCTGAGACGCACAAAGATAGCCTCCCATCAAAATGTTCCACGATATCAAGTCTCTCCCTCCTGAAATATCATCAAACAGTTTGCGGGCCTCCCCCATTCTCTGACAGACACAGTAAAAATGCAAAAGCGTATTCTTTACATTCAAGAACAGCTGAAACCCAGATTTCAACACAATTGAATGAACACCAAGACCAGTCCAAGTGGCAAACTTTTTGCAACAAGATTTGAGAACTGGGACGAAAGTAAATTCATCAAGCACAATTCTTTGAGCCCTCAAGTAATTGAAAAGAACAAAAACCTGATTTTGATTCTCACTGATTGAATAGGCTCTTAGGATAGTATTAAACATATAAAGATTGGGTTTTTGTATATGTTTGAAAATGGAGCCTGCATAGTTTATATCTTGTATTGAACAGGCAAGAAGCTTGCTAAGTGTAAATGGTATTTGATCAAGACCAGTCTTGACCATTAAGCCATGGATTGGGGTAATTTCAGATATGTTTTTGCAAGATTGCAATGAAGTTACAATCTTTTCATCTGGGCAATGTGTGGAGTAGAGATACGGGAAAAGAAATTTGGTGGGCGAAGTTCGAAATTTTCTCTTGAACATGAACCAACAAGTTTAGTCGCGGCagttcatttttcatcttctttttaCAGGAAAAAAGTGTGTAATCTGTAATTTGGGAAACCCAGAGGTGGTGATTGCAACTAACCGAGATAAAATCCCACGTAAAAAACTGGTTTGCAGGGTAACAAACCAGAATAAAGCTTTAATAAGTCAccttgaattttttaaagaccTTAAGACACCATTTATAGGCTAAATTATAAAGTGGATCAGGGCCTCAAAAGTTAAGTTATGTCCAGTTCAATCCGATTTGTATAATTCTTACTACATTAGTGTAAACTAGTACAATGTTGGTGTAATTGTTAACTTGTCAATAAAACAATCTGGCCTAGCAATTTGAGAGTACTTAAGACACCATTTATAGGCTAAATTATAAAGTGGATCAGGACCTCAAAAGTTAAGTTATGTCCAGTTCAATCCGATTTGTATAATTCTTACTACATTAGTGTAAACTTGTACAATGTTGGTGTAATTGTTAACTTGTCAATATATTTGATTGCCAACTAAGATTTTCACTCATAAAATTTGTTTCTAGAGTTCATGAAATGTACCCAAGTTTTAGACGGAACAAAAGATTTTGTTAATGATGAGAAGGTACACGGATAAGACTACAGGGAATGCCCAAGGATAGTAGGGAGTAGTGTAAAATACATACAGAATGCTTGCCAATCCCTTTGCAAATCTGTTAGCACGAAGCAGCATTTTCTGTTCCCAGAGAaagaaaacaattacaacaattaTATAACATTTACATGAAAAATATGAATGCACAGATGGTTCCTCAAAGTTCCATGGTTCATGCTTCCGCTGATGTTCATGTATGCTATGGCCAAGTTCTTGCCCAGTCAACTGCCAGAACAAGAAGCAATGCACTGCATGGCCTATCTGCTTTGCAGATAAATGCACGGAGACTGGGTATCAATACCCTTGCATAAACCTCTGTCAAATCTATTCAATCTTCAAGTAACTATCCATTTTCATATGTTGCAGGAAGGGAAGTGATAAAATCTTTTCTTTCAGATAGTTTAATTGGACTAGGATTATTTTGAGACTCTGAAGGACCTTTTCCTTGTGAATCAACAGGTCCTAGACCATCCACTTCTATGGTACTCCAACCTAGAGGCTTCTGCAAATCATCTTCATCGATCAATTCCCGCATTTTTGTAGCATCATTCCATCTCTCTGCACTGGCATAAGCACTAGATGATAGTACATAGTTTGCACCATTATGAGGATCCAATTCAATAAGCTTGCTGGAGGCTATCTCGGCCAGGGACACATTTCCATGAAGTTTACAACCACCGAGTAATATCCTCCACACAACAACTTCTGAAGCTACAGGCGTGCACTGTATAAATTCATATGCTCTCTCTAGATTACCAGAGCGACAAAAGAGGTCAACTATGCAACCATAGTGCTTCACTTCTGGAACTAATCCATGAACCCTACCCATACTATCAAAGTAGTCCAAACCTTTATCCACCAATCCACCATGAGCACAAGCAAGTAATACCCCAGCAAAAGTTCCATGGGTCACCTTAACACCTTCTATTAACATTTGTGAGAACAGGTCAAGAGCATAATCAGAAATTCCATTCACTGCAAGTCCGGATATGACTGAGTTCCATGAAACTGTGTCCTTCTCTTTCATATCATGAAAAACTTCCAAGGCCTTCTCAGTTGATGCGCATTTGCAGTACATATCGATCAAGGCATTCCCCACGTGTATATCTACTTTGACATCATATTCACAGACATACTTATGCACCGCATTACCCACATCAAGCATGCCTAAATGTGCACAAGCAGAAAGAACACTAGCAACAGTAACCTCATCAGGTTTAACTTTAGCTGCCATCATCCTTCGAAAAATCCTGATGGCATCAGAAAATTGTTTTGCATGACAGTACCCCACTATGATGGAGGTCCAAGATATGACGTCCCTCCTGGGCATCtcatcaaataatttcattgCTGCATCAAAATTCCCCGCTTTTGAATATCCCATAATCATGGTATTCCAAGTAACCACATCCTTTTCTATCATCCTGTCAAAAACTCCCCGAGCCAAGTCAACAAAACCCCGCCTTCCATACATATCAATCAGTGCATTACCCAAATAAACATCAATTTCAATACCACTATTCTCAATATATTTCACCGCAGAGTCTGCCACGTCCAACTCACCCATACGACTACAAGCTAATAGAACTTTCACCAAGGTAATAGAATCAGCCGCCAGATTGGTTGCTTGCATAGCACCATAAAGAACCAAAATCTCCTTAAACTTGTTGCGCTGACTATACCCACATATCAACGAGTTCCAAGAAACCAAGTCTCTTTCAGGCATTTCATCAAAAATTTTCCGAGAAAAATCCAATGCATCACAAGACCCGTACATGTGAATAAGAGAATTACACACGTAAAGGTAAGATCCAAACCCAAGTTTTAGAGCAAGACCGTGGGCCTTTTTACCAGTCAAAATATCTGAAACTCGAGAACAAGCCTTAAACAGGAATATAAAGGTCAGATTATTTCCATGTAAACCTCTGTCACGCATTTTCTCAAATAGGGGTGTCGCTTCACCGGGTAGGTCGCTCTGAGCGAATCCACGGATCATGAAATTCCAGATTGGTAAGGTGGGGTGCTCAATCTGGAGGAAAGCAAAGTGGGCTTTGCGTATTGTCTCAGAAGACAAAGCATAGAACTTGATAATATTTGACATCGATAATGAGTCGGTATGACGATGAGTTCTGATGAAGTGTGCATGGAACTCCTGGATGAATTCTTCAAAGTTTGGATATTTGAAGATTGGGTCAGTTTTTGAGGTCGTCGCATGGGTTGTGAAGAGGCGGAAAATGGGTCTTGCACATGTCATGAGAACGATAAGGTGTTCAGGGGAAAAGTGAAGTACCTGGTGAAGAAAGCCAGGAGTAAATTCAAGGAGATGTATTCAGGCCATGGCATTTAGGCCGAGTATTGCAAAGCACGTTATTCGTACAGCTTCTGTTTACTTGAAATAAAGATGCTAAAGGAGCTTGATGTTCCATAAATTTTAATTTCGCTCCAATAACTGTACAGAGATTCCTGCATCTGACCAAATTAGCGCAATTATCATTATGTTCCATCGACCCAATACCCAAACAGCATGGAAATATAAGGGAAGGAGATGCTATTAAACAGAATTACACACGAAGGAGATGCAAAAGAGAACTGCAAAATCCTTTCTACAGAGATTTCTATTAAAAAGAATACTTTTTAACTATGCCAATAAATGTATGGAGTATACAATTACATCCAGCAGCTTAGCTGCCTCGCGAGGGACAAAAAGTAGGACAAAGCCGTGACATGTGATACACCTAAAACCTTGTAACCAACAAAGCCTGCTGTCTTCTGTATGAGTTGCCGATTTCAAAATTGCTGGACCAGAGCAAGTTTATATCCTAGGCGAATCTTCAAAGGGAGTTTCTATCTGCTCAAAGGTTCTAACTGCACTTCCATTCTTTCAGAAAAATCTGAATCTTTTTCTGCTACTGTCCGACTTGGACTCAAGAGATCGACATCCTCCTCCTCACCGTTACCCAATACCCAACTGCTTCCTCCAGATACTCTATCCCGCCGCCTCTTCTTCTCACGGTACTCCAAGTAAATTACTGTCAAAGCACCAACCAATAACCAGATTATCAGAGCCCAAGTAAGTCCATGAACATTTTCATCACCGTATCTTTCTCCCAAATGCTTCATTCCAGTGATAAGAGCCACAACCCCAACAAGAATGCTGGACCTGCCAACAATGACATGCATATATTCCCAAAGAATCCTCCTTGAAGAAACCACCTCTCCAGCACCAGGTTTCTTAGGTCGAAAGTAGGCATTTACTGGTTGCACAACACCCAACAATATTGCCAGCATTCCAAGCTTGACATGTAATGAGTGGAGGAACAGACCTCGAAGCTCGGCTACAgcaaaaagaaaaccaaggaaAACGATTGATAATCCTGAGTATTGCAAGTATACGTGAAGTTGAAACCACCCATCACCTTTGACATGCTTTAAGTATCTTGCAGCTAGAGTACCACCAGGAAGCAGTATACCCCACGCAAGAAACATCATAAAACCATGTACAGCTAATACTGGCCGCAAGTCCTCCTCTGCCTCAGCAGAACCACGCATAAGCAACACGTGAACAGGCCTCTTGCTTGTGACAGAGTGCATATTTGTAACGCTCAAGTGGTTGTCTGACCATTGAGCACCCATTGCCCAAATAACTTTAAGAGGGGTTGTAGGATCAACAATGTTATTACATTCTGGCCTTTCATCTCTTTTACTACAAGATGGGTGTAACGGACGGGTGAATTCAAATGTGATGATACCATTTTCAGACTTGCATCTTGCATATGTCAAGTTCTCCTGAGTTGGATGCAAACTAGAGGCATCCCTTCCATCTATCCAATATGTGCTCACCCTTCCTTTTCCATCATCATCAATCCAACCCACATAAGCATAGCTGTGTACCATTTCACGTCCAAAACCTATTGCAAGATAACCACTTTTCTTTTCACCCCGAGCTGCAATTGATATTGAATCTTTTGATAATGTCCAAAAAAGTGTAACTTGCTGATCATCCAAAACAACACTATTGTTATACATATCTGGCAGACCCCCGTCAACTACTTGAACTTTCCAACCCATCTTTTGCGTATAGACAGAATGATAATAAACTATATCTGGTGTATTGCGATCAGGCGCCCATGTCAGTTCTGTAGGGCTTGCTGGGACTCCTTCAGCTTCTGGTCCCCCAAAATAAACAGTCTCAGACATATTCCTCAAGGTAGCATTTCCACCAAGTGGATTAGAGGTGACATAGAATGCAACATCATGCCCTGCTTGTATGGAGAACTTGATTGAAACCCCTCTCTCAACCCTAAGAACAGGAGCCTCCTTCTTGTTAATATAAAGAACTTTTGAAGGATTAGGCGGATTGGGGTAATGCAATGCTGGGCCAGTCGAAACAACTAGAGGTTCCTTTTTATCAGCAATGACAAGATCTTGGTCCTCCTTGTCTTCAGCATCCAAAGGTCCCAAGCAATCATTCACAGTCTCTGATATGTTAAGTACCAAGTGTCCAAAAGTACCACCATGATTTTGAGGAAGATAAAAAGGGCGAAGACTATCAGGCGGCTTTATCAAGCCCAAAGCCCAGATCACAGTCATCTTAGCCTTAGGATTCACAGCCAAATCATACTTCCCATCAACACTCTTCAGCGGCCTCCTAAACCTTATAAAAGAAACCCCATCCTTCCTATGCCCATAAACTAATCTTGTGTTGTTAACCAAACCAATAGGATCAGAGCTATCAAGCATGGAATCAGGACAAACCCCCTGAAACTTACCCTCCTCATTCACCACACACTCACTATACTTTGATATGAAATAATCCTCTGCAAATGGCATTCCATTCTCCTTAAAACCACTCACAGTCACATCTCCACCCACCATAAACTTCTCGGAAGCATTGGGATTTGCCCAACCAAAGGCCATATAGTTCTGAATCCCAATAGCAGCTTCCAAcccaaaatcaatcaaatcctTATCTTCACTATAATTCCACCTAACCCTATAGTTTTTCGACAAAACTTTACAATTATCGAACATGGTAACTGTCAAAGGACCACCAGTCCCATTAAAATTGGTGGAGGAAGAATTCCCCCCAAGGACAACGTGACCAAAATCAGAAGCAGTGGGCAAATCCCAAACAGAAAGAACTTTGATCTGATCCCAAGTGACATTTTTCAGTAAATTAACAGTAAAGCTATCATTTTTATAGGTCTGATTCAACTTATGATCTGAGATCAGAAAACCCCGAGTGAGATTTTCGAAGGTTTCACCCGAGGCACCCCACCAGCTAACATTATCCGAGCCTTGAAGCATATCAAATTGGGAAACCTTAAAGGAACAATCATCTAGGATAGTAAGTACCCCACGCAATTGGTGTTGTACCATCAAGAATTGGGATGTGTAGTTGAGGAGGGAAGAATTGGTTTTGGGGCAGTTCGCATTGGAAAAGGAcattaaaaaacaaaacaagagcAAAAACCCGAGAAGAAAAAAGGGTTCTTTCGGTGCCATCCTGCACCGGTCGGTAGATAAAGATCGGCCGGCGAGAATCCAGTGAGGGTATGATTTGGTCGGGAAAAAGTTCACGTAATTATGaataagaagagaaagaaataagATAGAGACAGGATCGATAATTACCTGATGAAGGCACAGTTTTTTTCAAAGGAATATTTGCGGCAAATTATTCTGGGTAATTTGCTGTAAGGAAACTTTCTTTCGGAGACGGTAACGTTGGTGGGAGACGCGGAGAAGGAACAGT from the Coffea arabica cultivar ET-39 chromosome 11e, Coffea Arabica ET-39 HiFi, whole genome shotgun sequence genome contains:
- the LOC113719729 gene encoding pentatricopeptide repeat-containing protein At1g26900, mitochondrial — encoded protein: MFKRKFRTSPTKFLFPYLYSTHCPDEKIVTSLQSCKNISEITPIHGLMVKTGLDQIPFTLSKLLACSIQDINYAGSIFKHIQKPNLYMFNTILRAYSISENQNQVFVLFNYLRAQRIVLDEFTFVPVLKSCCKKFATWTGLGVHSIVLKSGFQLFLNVKNTLLHFYCVCQRMGEARKLFDDISGGRDLISWNILMGGYLCASQNNVVLDLFKQLCTTGQIVGKTTILSVISAAGELNCVLTGECLHGYCIKFGFCLDLNVVSALISMYGKMGCIDSGSRVFAEVSARDVVVWNCLIDGYAKGGLLDEALGLLGLMKLEEVKPNSSTLAGLLSACASSGTLALGQRIHDYVEVQEIVLDAILGTALVDMYAKCGLLSMASNVFDMIEKKDVKCWTAMILGYGVNGEPKNAITLFHRMEQEDFKPNEVTFLAVLNACSHGGLVTDGISCFRKMVQHYGLTPRIEHYGCIIDLLGRAGLLEDAHELIKSLPIEGDATAWRALLAACRVHGNVELGKLVKGKLETLYDEHPADSLVLTSTYAIAGRIPDSKDMLENKGNPCSQTAKKEAGSSIIQLSNKEWELEV
- the LOC113719662 gene encoding pentatricopeptide repeat-containing protein At1g31430-like — protein: MTCARPIFRLFTTHATTSKTDPIFKYPNFEEFIQEFHAHFIRTHRHTDSLSMSNIIKFYALSSETIRKAHFAFLQIEHPTLPIWNFMIRGFAQSDLPGEATPLFEKMRDRGLHGNNLTFIFLFKACSRVSDILTGKKAHGLALKLGFGSYLYVCNSLIHMYGSCDALDFSRKIFDEMPERDLVSWNSLICGYSQRNKFKEILVLYGAMQATNLAADSITLVKVLLACSRMGELDVADSAVKYIENSGIEIDVYLGNALIDMYGRRGFVDLARGVFDRMIEKDVVTWNTMIMGYSKAGNFDAAMKLFDEMPRRDVISWTSIIVGYCHAKQFSDAIRIFRRMMAAKVKPDEVTVASVLSACAHLGMLDVGNAVHKYVCEYDVKVDIHVGNALIDMYCKCASTEKALEVFHDMKEKDTVSWNSVISGLAVNGISDYALDLFSQMLIEGVKVTHGTFAGVLLACAHGGLVDKGLDYFDSMGRVHGLVPEVKHYGCIVDLFCRSGNLERAYEFIQCTPVASEVVVWRILLGGCKLHGNVSLAEIASSKLIELDPHNGANYVLSSSAYASAERWNDATKMRELIDEDDLQKPLGWSTIEVDGLGPVDSQGKGPSESQNNPSPIKLSERKDFITSLPATYENG
- the LOC113718619 gene encoding cytochrome b561, DM13 and DOMON domain-containing protein At5g54830-like encodes the protein MAPKEPFFLLGFLLLFCFLMSFSNANCPKTNSSLLNYTSQFLMVQHQLRGVLTILDDCSFKVSQFDMLQGSDNVSWWGASGETFENLTRGFLISDHKLNQTYKNDSFTVNLLKNVTWDQIKVLSVWDLPTASDFGHVVLGGNSSSTNFNGTGGPLTVTMFDNCKVLSKNYRVRWNYSEDKDLIDFGLEAAIGIQNYMAFGWANPNASEKFMVGGDVTVSGFKENGMPFAEDYFISKYSECVVNEEGKFQGVCPDSMLDSSDPIGLVNNTRLVYGHRKDGVSFIRFRRPLKSVDGKYDLAVNPKAKMTVIWALGLIKPPDSLRPFYLPQNHGGTFGHLVLNISETVNDCLGPLDAEDKEDQDLVIADKKEPLVVSTGPALHYPNPPNPSKVLYINKKEAPVLRVERGVSIKFSIQAGHDVAFYVTSNPLGGNATLRNMSETVYFGGPEAEGVPASPTELTWAPDRNTPDIVYYHSVYTQKMGWKVQVVDGGLPDMYNNSVVLDDQQVTLFWTLSKDSISIAARGEKKSGYLAIGFGREMVHSYAYVGWIDDDGKGRVSTYWIDGRDASSLHPTQENLTYARCKSENGIITFEFTRPLHPSCSKRDERPECNNIVDPTTPLKVIWAMGAQWSDNHLSVTNMHSVTSKRPVHVLLMRGSAEAEEDLRPVLAVHGFMMFLAWGILLPGGTLAARYLKHVKGDGWFQLHVYLQYSGLSIVFLGFLFAVAELRGLFLHSLHVKLGMLAILLGVVQPVNAYFRPKKPGAGEVVSSRRILWEYMHVIVGRSSILVGVVALITGMKHLGERYGDENVHGLTWALIIWLLVGALTVIYLEYREKKRRRDRVSGGSSWVLGNGEEEDVDLLSPSRTVAEKDSDFSERMEVQLEPLSR